From the genome of Streptomyces sp. NBC_01317, one region includes:
- a CDS encoding ANTAR domain-containing protein — MISDGMAEVLRTLGLGGDKDLAAVCVQALGVDGVAVSLLLDDGPLVEPLWCYPGSSARFEELQFTFGEGPGPEAVRTGVVVLEPDLARVRPERWPALLPAALATPVRGVFCFPLGIGAIRLGVMTVVRHDNRGLSRQQIADALALTAALTTAFLDDQDTRVRGDRQAVSPSSEVHRAVVHQATGMISVQLGVELAEALVRLRAFAYGSERTLSEVASDVVARKLRFEDHKNGPRSPDGGKR; from the coding sequence GTGATCAGCGACGGCATGGCCGAAGTCCTGCGGACCCTGGGCCTCGGCGGGGACAAGGACCTGGCGGCCGTCTGCGTACAGGCCCTCGGGGTCGACGGGGTCGCCGTGTCCCTCCTCCTGGACGACGGCCCGCTGGTCGAGCCCTTGTGGTGCTACCCCGGGAGCAGCGCCCGTTTCGAGGAGCTCCAGTTCACCTTCGGGGAAGGCCCGGGACCCGAGGCGGTCCGTACGGGTGTGGTCGTCCTGGAGCCCGATCTGGCGCGCGTACGACCCGAGCGGTGGCCGGCCCTGCTGCCGGCCGCGCTGGCCACCCCGGTGCGGGGCGTCTTCTGCTTCCCCCTCGGCATAGGCGCCATCCGTTTGGGTGTCATGACCGTCGTGCGCCATGACAACCGCGGGTTGTCGCGCCAGCAGATCGCGGACGCGCTGGCGCTCACGGCGGCGCTGACCACGGCTTTCCTGGACGACCAGGACACACGGGTCAGGGGCGACCGGCAGGCGGTGTCCCCGTCGTCGGAGGTACACCGTGCGGTGGTCCACCAGGCGACCGGCATGATCAGTGTGCAGCTGGGGGTGGAGCTGGCGGAGGCGCTCGTCCGGCTGCGCGCCTTCGCGTACGGCAGTGAGCGGACGCTGAGCGAGGTCGCGTCGGATGTGGTAGCCAGAAAGCTTCGATTCGAGGACCATAAGAACGGGCCGCGTTCGCCCGACGGTGGAAAGAGATGA
- a CDS encoding STAS domain-containing protein translates to MGSLTDPPDTCQVVRATGELDLTTVPRFAHELRTVRDVPRPPRLVVDLTAVSFMDGSALDPLCAAWDDCRHRGGWARVVYTRRSVGIVFRAARLAELFPQYLSVQDARRGHVADAPPPREQGAPSGGSA, encoded by the coding sequence ATGGGTTCCCTCACCGATCCCCCCGACACGTGCCAGGTGGTCAGGGCGACGGGTGAACTCGACCTGACGACCGTCCCCCGCTTCGCGCACGAGCTGCGGACCGTACGGGACGTGCCGCGACCGCCCCGGCTGGTGGTGGACCTGACCGCCGTGTCCTTCATGGACGGCAGCGCCCTCGACCCGCTCTGCGCGGCCTGGGACGACTGCCGGCACCGCGGCGGCTGGGCCAGGGTCGTCTACACACGCCGCAGCGTCGGGATCGTGTTCCGCGCGGCCCGGCTCGCGGAACTGTTCCCCCAGTACCTGAGCGTCCAGGACGCCCGGCGTGGCCACGTCGCGGACGCCCCGCCGCCCCGGGAACAGGGCGCGCCCTCCGGTGGGAGCGCGTAA
- a CDS encoding exonuclease SbcCD subunit D has product MRILHTSDWHLGRSFHRVGLLDAQAAFLDHLVTTVRTHAVDAVVVAGDVYDRAVPPLGAVDLFDRALHRLADADVPTVMISGNHDSARRLGVGAGLLGRAGIHLRTDPAHCATPVVLTDTHGDVAFYGLPYLEPALVRDEFKAPKADHETVLTAAMERVRADLAARPAGTRSVVLAHAFVAGGAPSESERDITVGGVAVVPAGVFDGVDYVALGHLHGSQRLTERVRYAGSPLAYSFSEATHRKTMWLVDLGPGGGIEAERIDCPVPRALARIRGRLDDLLADETLTPHEDAWVEATLTDTVRPSEPMARLTARFPHTLSLVFDPERTDDDPLASYARRLAGRTDQQIAEDFVAHVRGGSGADARERTVLRDAFDDVRVDATVREVTP; this is encoded by the coding sequence TTGAGGATTCTCCATACGTCGGACTGGCATCTGGGGCGGTCGTTCCACCGCGTGGGCCTGCTCGACGCGCAGGCCGCGTTCCTCGACCATCTCGTGACGACGGTACGGACCCACGCGGTCGACGCGGTGGTGGTCGCGGGCGACGTCTACGACCGCGCGGTACCGCCGCTGGGCGCGGTGGACCTCTTCGACCGGGCCCTGCACCGGCTGGCCGACGCGGACGTACCGACCGTCATGATCTCCGGGAACCACGACTCGGCCCGCCGGCTCGGCGTCGGCGCGGGACTCCTCGGGCGCGCGGGGATCCACCTGCGGACCGACCCGGCCCACTGCGCCACCCCCGTCGTGCTCACCGACACCCACGGCGACGTCGCCTTCTACGGCCTGCCGTACCTCGAACCGGCTCTGGTACGGGACGAGTTCAAGGCACCCAAGGCCGATCACGAGACCGTGCTCACCGCCGCCATGGAGCGGGTACGGGCCGACCTGGCCGCACGCCCGGCCGGCACCCGCTCCGTGGTCCTCGCCCACGCCTTCGTCGCCGGAGGCGCGCCCAGCGAGAGCGAACGCGACATCACCGTCGGCGGGGTCGCGGTCGTGCCCGCCGGGGTCTTCGACGGCGTCGACTACGTCGCCCTCGGCCACCTGCACGGCTCCCAGCGCCTCACCGAGCGCGTACGGTACGCGGGTTCGCCGCTCGCGTACTCCTTCTCGGAGGCCACCCACCGCAAGACCATGTGGCTGGTCGACCTCGGCCCCGGGGGCGGGATCGAGGCGGAGCGGATCGACTGCCCCGTACCGCGCGCCCTCGCCCGCATCCGGGGCCGGCTCGACGACCTGCTGGCGGACGAGACCCTCACGCCGCACGAGGACGCGTGGGTCGAGGCGACCCTGACCGACACGGTCCGCCCGTCCGAGCCCATGGCCCGGCTCACCGCCCGCTTCCCGCACACGCTCAGCCTGGTCTTCGACCCCGAACGCACCGACGACGACCCGCTCGCCTCGTACGCGCGGCGCCTCGCGGGCCGTACCGACCAGCAGATCGCGGAGGACTTCGTGGCGCACGTCCGCGGCGGTTCCGGGGCGGACGCGCGGGAACGTACCGTGCTGCGCGACGCCTTCGACGACGTACGGGTCGACGCGACCGTCCGCGAGGTGACCCCATGA
- a CDS encoding SMC family ATPase codes for MRLHRLTLTAFGPFGGTQSVDFDALSTAGIFLLHGPTGAGKTSVLDAVCYALYGAVPGARQSPGASLRSDHAVAGTHTEILLELTVGGRRLEITRQPAQLRPKKRGAGFTTEKAQSWLREYDPESGDWRALSRSHQEIGEEISQLLGMSREQFCQVVLLPQGDFARFLRADAEARGKLLGRLFDTRRFAAVEERLAELRRAAEQQVRAGDERLTGIAQRIAQAAGGGVPPLPGHQPGDPELAPAVLEWAAVARSLAYERADIAESALAAAESRQAAARRALDDERELTRLQERFASARRRAEELEARRPERDEAGTLLERGLKAERVAPALALREDADRAHRAASYEYDRTRGLLPDDLTEAGAEQLAALERSMRQELGALDAARQAERRSAQITAERAGLEREARADEEILRDAESWLAGWDTSRRTLQDRIEAAQEAATRAEQLAGQLEPARRRLTAARRRDTLEATADTADRRLNSAREEANTAHEAWLRIRERRLEGIAAELAARLVDGEPCAVCGSAGHPAPARASDDQVNPADEDALRELYDRADAERAAAERRYAELREERAAAREAAGTATVAELAELVSRLDHEHVDAHRVAASTHTAREALDRAGREYERRLAARHEAERGVATRTSRREALESEQLGLEDQLRRARGDADSVADRVAQLESRARWLAEAADAVRAVDTTAAQLKEADDRLADAAFRAGFDTPRAAANALLPEPDRRALQRRIDIWQAEAAAVADRLAEPDARAAADRPPARPDAAQAAHDTAERALRGASSVRTTARDRRSELGRLSRQAETEVRGLGPVREEYGRVARLAALTAGTSTDNERRMRLESYVLAARLEQVAAAATVRLRRMSGGRYTLVHTDARAGGQRRSGLGLQVVDAWTGSARDTATLSGGETFFASLALALGLADVVTDEAGGVRLDTLFIDEGFGSLDDQTLDEVLDVLDSLRERDRSVGIVSHVADLRRRIPTQLEIVKERDGSAVRQRGVDAAALSD; via the coding sequence ATGAGACTGCACCGCCTCACCCTCACCGCCTTCGGCCCCTTCGGCGGGACCCAGTCCGTCGACTTCGACGCGCTCTCCACCGCTGGCATCTTCCTGCTCCACGGGCCCACCGGCGCGGGCAAGACGTCCGTGCTCGACGCGGTCTGCTACGCGCTGTACGGCGCCGTGCCGGGCGCCCGGCAGAGCCCGGGGGCGTCCCTGCGCAGCGACCACGCCGTGGCCGGGACGCACACCGAGATCCTGCTCGAACTGACCGTGGGCGGACGGCGGTTGGAGATCACCCGGCAGCCCGCGCAGCTGCGCCCCAAGAAGCGGGGTGCCGGCTTCACCACCGAGAAGGCGCAGAGCTGGCTGCGCGAGTACGACCCGGAGAGCGGCGACTGGCGCGCGCTGAGCCGCTCCCACCAGGAGATCGGCGAGGAGATCAGCCAGCTGCTCGGCATGAGCCGCGAGCAGTTCTGCCAGGTCGTGCTGCTGCCCCAGGGGGACTTCGCGCGCTTCCTGCGGGCCGACGCCGAAGCGCGCGGCAAACTGCTCGGGAGGCTCTTCGACACGCGGCGCTTCGCCGCCGTCGAGGAACGCCTCGCCGAACTGCGCCGCGCCGCCGAGCAGCAGGTACGCGCGGGTGACGAACGGCTGACCGGGATCGCGCAGCGCATCGCCCAGGCGGCGGGCGGCGGGGTGCCCCCGCTGCCGGGGCACCAGCCGGGCGACCCCGAACTCGCCCCGGCCGTACTGGAATGGGCGGCCGTCGCCCGCTCCCTCGCGTACGAACGCGCCGACATCGCCGAGTCGGCCCTCGCGGCGGCGGAGAGCCGGCAGGCGGCGGCCCGGCGCGCGCTGGACGATGAGCGTGAACTGACCCGTCTCCAGGAGCGGTTCGCGTCGGCGCGTCGGCGCGCCGAGGAGCTGGAGGCCCGCCGCCCCGAGCGCGACGAGGCCGGGACCCTGCTGGAGCGCGGCCTCAAGGCCGAACGGGTCGCGCCGGCCCTCGCCCTGCGGGAGGACGCCGACCGCGCGCACCGCGCCGCGTCCTACGAGTACGACCGTACGCGCGGACTCCTCCCCGACGACCTCACCGAGGCGGGCGCCGAGCAACTGGCCGCCCTGGAACGGTCCATGCGCCAGGAACTGGGCGCCCTGGACGCGGCCCGGCAGGCGGAGCGGCGCAGCGCGCAGATCACGGCCGAGCGGGCCGGGCTGGAGCGGGAGGCACGGGCCGACGAGGAGATTCTCCGGGACGCGGAGAGCTGGCTGGCCGGCTGGGACACCTCCCGCCGCACCCTCCAGGACCGTATCGAGGCCGCTCAGGAGGCGGCCACCCGCGCCGAACAGCTGGCGGGCCAACTCGAACCGGCCCGGCGGCGGCTCACCGCGGCCCGGCGGCGCGACACCCTCGAAGCGACCGCCGACACGGCCGACCGCCGGCTGAACTCCGCCCGCGAGGAGGCCAACACGGCCCACGAGGCATGGCTGCGGATCCGGGAGCGCCGCCTGGAGGGCATCGCGGCGGAGCTGGCCGCGCGGCTGGTCGACGGGGAGCCGTGCGCCGTCTGCGGTTCCGCCGGGCACCCCGCCCCGGCGCGGGCCTCCGACGATCAGGTGAACCCGGCCGACGAGGACGCGCTCCGGGAGCTGTACGACCGCGCGGACGCCGAACGGGCGGCGGCGGAACGGCGGTACGCGGAGCTGCGGGAGGAACGCGCGGCGGCCCGTGAGGCGGCCGGCACCGCCACCGTCGCCGAACTGGCCGAGCTGGTGAGCCGGTTGGACCACGAGCACGTGGACGCGCACCGCGTCGCCGCGAGCACCCACACGGCCCGCGAGGCGCTCGACCGGGCCGGACGCGAGTACGAACGCCGGCTCGCCGCGCGGCACGAGGCCGAGCGCGGCGTCGCCACGCGCACGTCGCGACGCGAGGCCCTCGAAAGCGAACAGCTCGGGCTGGAAGACCAGTTGCGCCGGGCGCGCGGGGACGCCGACAGCGTCGCCGACCGGGTGGCCCAACTGGAGAGCCGGGCCCGCTGGCTCGCCGAGGCCGCCGACGCCGTCCGGGCGGTCGACACCACGGCGGCGCAGCTCAAGGAGGCCGACGACCGGCTGGCCGACGCGGCGTTCCGGGCCGGCTTCGACACCCCGCGCGCCGCCGCGAACGCGCTCCTCCCCGAGCCGGACCGGCGCGCGCTCCAGCGCCGTATCGACATCTGGCAGGCCGAGGCGGCGGCGGTCGCCGACCGGCTCGCGGAGCCGGACGCCCGGGCCGCCGCCGACCGGCCGCCCGCCCGGCCGGACGCCGCCCAGGCCGCGCACGACACCGCCGAGCGGGCCCTGCGCGGCGCGTCGTCCGTCCGTACGACCGCCCGCGACCGCCGCTCGGAGCTGGGCCGGCTCTCCCGGCAGGCCGAGACCGAGGTGCGCGGTCTCGGCCCGGTGCGCGAGGAGTACGGCCGGGTGGCCCGCCTCGCCGCGCTCACGGCGGGCACCTCGACCGACAACGAGCGCAGGATGCGCCTGGAGTCGTACGTCCTGGCCGCCCGCCTCGAACAGGTCGCGGCCGCCGCGACCGTACGGCTCCGGCGTATGTCCGGCGGGCGCTACACGCTGGTCCACACCGACGCGAGGGCCGGCGGGCAGCGGCGCTCCGGCCTGGGGCTCCAGGTCGTGGACGCGTGGACCGGCAGCGCGCGGGACACGGCGACGCTGTCGGGCGGCGAGACGTTCTTCGCGTCGCTCGCGCTCGCGCTGGGCCTGGCGGACGTCGTGACGGACGAGGCCGGGGGCGTACGGCTGGACACGCTCTTCATCGACGAGGGCTTCGGCAGCCTGGACGACCAGACGCTGGACGAGGTCCTGGACGTGCTGGACTCGCTGCGCGAGCGGGACCGGAGTGTCGGGATCGTCAGCCATGTCGCGGACCTGCGGCGCCGCATTCCCACGCAGTTGGAGATCGTCAAGGAGCGGGACGGGTCGGCGGTCCGGCAGCGGGGCGTGGACGCGGCGGCGCTCAGCGACTGA
- a CDS encoding Lrp/AsnC family transcriptional regulator, which produces MTTYSPDSTDWRILDVLQRDGRASFAELARAVSMSPSAVTERVRRLEEAGVIAGYTAVVDRERLGLPILAYVRLRYPNGNYKPFHDLLERTSEILEAHHVTGDDCFVLKVAARSMSHLEEITGRIGTLGSVTTSVVYSSPLPRRALGR; this is translated from the coding sequence ATGACCACGTATTCCCCGGACAGCACCGACTGGCGCATTCTGGACGTCCTCCAGCGCGACGGCAGGGCCAGCTTCGCCGAGCTGGCGCGCGCCGTCTCCATGTCCCCGAGCGCCGTCACCGAGCGCGTACGGCGGCTGGAAGAGGCCGGCGTGATCGCGGGCTACACCGCGGTCGTCGACCGCGAGCGCCTCGGGCTGCCGATCCTCGCCTACGTCCGGCTGCGCTACCCGAACGGCAACTACAAGCCCTTCCACGACCTGTTGGAGCGGACCTCCGAGATCCTGGAGGCCCACCACGTGACCGGCGACGACTGCTTCGTCCTCAAGGTCGCCGCCCGCTCGATGTCCCACCTCGAAGAGATCACCGGCCGGATCGGCACCCTCGGCTCCGTGACCACCAGCGTGGTCTACTCCTCCCCGCTGCCCCGCCGCGCCCTCGGTCGCTGA
- a CDS encoding rhodanese-like domain-containing protein, with protein MTTTHTHPFPLLADAQPGGVAPVAPHAVLRVPPASPAEAAAYFGASLAFHADVSDVAAALGAGGDPGFVLLDSRSTASWDQGHVPGALHLPTARIAEDAERLLDKAVPVVTYCWGPGCNGGTRAALALAGLGYRVKEMLGGIEYWIREGFEVETWEGTERRAADPLTAAVGAEDCGC; from the coding sequence ATGACCACTACACACACGCACCCGTTCCCGCTCCTTGCCGACGCACAGCCGGGAGGGGTGGCTCCGGTGGCTCCCCACGCGGTGCTGCGGGTGCCGCCCGCGTCCCCCGCCGAGGCGGCCGCGTACTTCGGCGCGAGCCTCGCCTTCCACGCCGATGTCTCCGACGTGGCGGCGGCGCTGGGGGCGGGCGGCGACCCCGGCTTCGTCCTTCTGGACTCCCGCTCCACCGCGTCCTGGGACCAGGGACATGTCCCCGGCGCCCTCCACCTGCCGACCGCCCGCATCGCGGAGGACGCGGAACGGCTTCTCGACAAGGCCGTCCCGGTGGTCACGTACTGCTGGGGCCCCGGCTGCAACGGCGGTACGCGCGCCGCGCTGGCCCTGGCCGGGCTGGGCTACCGGGTGAAGGAGATGCTCGGCGGCATCGAGTACTGGATCAGGGAGGGCTTCGAGGTCGAGACCTGGGAGGGCACCGAGCGGCGTGCCGCCGACCCCCTGACGGCGGCGGTCGGCGCGGAGGACTGCGGCTGCTGA
- a CDS encoding SDR family oxidoreductase has product MPALAPPTVEDLRRDPLPLRGRTALVTGASRRGGIGHAVARRLAAYGAGVYLHHHVPHDAAQPWGADPEGPEAVAASVREACGDPDARVVHGPGDLAVPDAPGLLLAEAAEALGGRLDILVANHALSGSDGPLDAVDAAVLDAHWAVNTRSVILLVQAYARLRAALPARTLGGRIVLMTSGQDLGDGMPEEIAYSLAKGALASATRTLATSLADLAVTVNAINPGPVDTGYLTGDAYDAIAARFPAGRWGMPDDPARLIAWLATDEACWITGQVINSEGGAHR; this is encoded by the coding sequence ATGCCGGCACTCGCACCCCCCACCGTCGAAGACCTCCGCCGCGACCCCCTGCCCCTGCGCGGGCGTACCGCTCTGGTCACCGGGGCCAGCCGGCGGGGCGGGATCGGGCATGCCGTCGCCCGGCGACTCGCCGCGTACGGGGCCGGTGTCTACCTCCACCACCACGTGCCGCACGACGCCGCGCAGCCCTGGGGCGCCGATCCCGAAGGGCCCGAAGCCGTGGCCGCCTCCGTGCGGGAGGCGTGCGGGGATCCGGACGCGCGGGTGGTGCACGGGCCCGGCGACCTGGCCGTCCCGGACGCGCCCGGCCTGCTCCTCGCCGAAGCGGCCGAGGCGCTCGGCGGGCGGCTCGACATCCTCGTCGCCAACCACGCCCTGAGCGGCTCGGACGGCCCCCTCGACGCGGTCGACGCGGCCGTGCTCGACGCCCACTGGGCGGTGAACACCCGGTCGGTGATCCTGCTGGTCCAGGCGTACGCCCGGCTGCGGGCCGCGCTGCCCGCCCGTACCCTGGGCGGCCGGATCGTCCTCATGACCTCGGGCCAGGACCTCGGCGACGGCATGCCGGAGGAGATCGCCTACAGCCTGGCCAAGGGCGCGCTCGCCTCCGCGACCCGCACGCTGGCCACCTCCCTCGCGGACCTCGCGGTGACGGTGAACGCCATCAACCCCGGGCCGGTCGACACCGGCTACCTGACGGGGGACGCGTACGACGCGATCGCGGCGCGGTTCCCGGCCGGCCGGTGGGGCATGCCCGACGACCCGGCCCGGCTGATCGCCTGGCTGGCCACCGACGAGGCGTGCTGGATCACCGGCCAGGTGATCAACTCGGAGGGCGGCGCGCACCGCTGA
- a CDS encoding ATP-grasp domain-containing protein, with amino-acid sequence MTASLLYCADPLRAGRVDPVFAEEATRAGAYGVTRALLDHDALLAGDLARALARVERGSGPYWYRGWMMPAMVYATLERALAERGCTLLTGAADFRRGHELPGWYEEFAALTPPSRWLPRPPGTPPTQAELATLAAPLGPGPGIVKDYVKSRKHEWDEACFVPELTDTARLSAVVNRFFTLQDDTLAGGVVLRAYEPFVAGGEARVWWVDGIPALTTAHPDTPDRRPVPETDEVGAAVRALGSRFVTTDLALREDGVWRVVEVGDGQVSGLPPETDATPLFAALATAGDLRSGG; translated from the coding sequence ATGACCGCCTCGCTGCTCTACTGCGCGGACCCGCTGCGGGCGGGCCGGGTCGATCCGGTGTTCGCCGAGGAGGCCACGCGGGCCGGGGCGTACGGCGTGACGCGGGCCCTGCTCGACCATGACGCGCTGCTCGCCGGGGACTTGGCCCGCGCCCTGGCCCGGGTGGAGCGGGGCTCGGGGCCGTACTGGTACCGGGGCTGGATGATGCCGGCGATGGTGTACGCGACGCTGGAGCGAGCGCTGGCCGAGCGAGGATGCACCTTGCTGACGGGCGCCGCGGACTTCCGCCGCGGCCACGAACTGCCGGGCTGGTACGAGGAGTTCGCAGCGCTGACTCCCCCCAGCCGCTGGTTGCCCCGCCCTCCGGGCACCCCTCCGACCCAGGCAGAACTGGCTACGCTCGCCGCCCCGCTGGGGCCCGGCCCGGGCATCGTGAAGGACTACGTCAAGTCCCGTAAGCACGAGTGGGACGAGGCGTGCTTCGTCCCCGAACTGACCGACACCGCAAGGCTGTCGGCCGTGGTGAACCGCTTCTTCACCCTCCAGGACGACACGCTCGCGGGGGGCGTGGTGCTGCGCGCGTACGAGCCGTTCGTGGCGGGCGGCGAGGCACGGGTGTGGTGGGTGGACGGCATACCGGCCCTCACCACGGCCCACCCGGACACCCCGGACCGGCGCCCGGTCCCGGAGACGGACGAGGTGGGAGCGGCTGTACGGGCGCTGGGCTCCCGCTTCGTCACAACGGACCTGGCGCTCCGGGAGGACGGCGTGTGGCGGGTGGTGGAGGTGGGCGACGGCCAGGTGAGCGGCCTCCCGCCAGAAACCGACGCGACACCGCTGTTCGCCGCGCTGGCAACGGCGGGCGACCTCCGGTCCGGCGGGTGA
- a CDS encoding DUF885 domain-containing protein has translation MSDTAGSVLPRQVADAYVDELIALDPITGTYLGVAESSRRLPDFSPAGQQALADLARTTLARLDAAERSPGADSEAERRCGRLLRERLTAELAVHEAQEGLRAVSNIHSPAHSVRGVFTVTPTATDEDWAAVADRLRAVPDALEGYRASLALGLERGLPAGPRPTATFVGQLTEWAGGGRGWFDEFASSGPETLRKELDEAAALATDAVAGLRDWMTEVYAPAVAGTPDTVGRERYARWSRYFNGTDLDLDEAYAYGWSEYHRLLAEMRTEAGKILPGASPWEALAHLDEHGTHIEGVEEVRDWLQGLMDEAIAALDGTHFELAERVRKVESRIAPPGGAAAPYYTGPSEDFSRPGITWLPTMGETRFPVYDLVSTWYHEGVPGHHLQIAQATHVADQLSRYQASVGMVSANAEGWALYAERLMDELGFLPDAERRIGYLDAQMMRACRVIVDIGMHLELEIPAESPFHPGERWTPELAQEFFGNHSGRPADFVESELTRYLSMPGQAIGYKLGERAWLLGRENARKRHGDAFDAKAWHMAALSQGPLGLDDLVDELSKL, from the coding sequence ATGTCAGACACAGCAGGCAGCGTGCTGCCCCGTCAGGTCGCCGACGCCTACGTCGACGAGCTCATCGCACTCGACCCGATCACCGGCACCTATCTCGGCGTCGCGGAGAGTTCCCGTCGTCTCCCCGACTTCTCCCCCGCCGGACAGCAGGCGCTCGCCGATCTGGCGCGCACGACCCTCGCCCGGCTCGACGCGGCCGAGCGGTCCCCGGGCGCGGACAGCGAGGCCGAGCGGCGCTGCGGGCGGCTGCTGCGCGAGCGCCTCACGGCCGAACTCGCCGTCCACGAAGCCCAGGAGGGGCTGCGCGCGGTCAGCAACATCCACTCGCCCGCGCACTCCGTCCGTGGCGTCTTCACCGTGACCCCGACCGCGACGGACGAGGACTGGGCGGCGGTCGCCGACCGGCTGCGCGCGGTGCCGGACGCGCTGGAGGGGTACCGCGCCTCGCTGGCCCTCGGCCTGGAGCGCGGTCTGCCGGCCGGCCCGCGTCCCACCGCGACCTTCGTCGGCCAGCTGACGGAGTGGGCGGGCGGCGGGCGCGGCTGGTTCGACGAGTTCGCCTCCTCGGGCCCGGAGACCCTCCGCAAGGAGCTGGACGAGGCCGCCGCCCTGGCGACCGACGCGGTGGCGGGGCTGCGGGACTGGATGACCGAGGTGTACGCCCCCGCCGTCGCGGGCACGCCCGACACCGTGGGCCGGGAGCGGTACGCCCGCTGGTCGCGCTACTTCAACGGGACGGACCTCGATCTCGACGAGGCGTACGCGTACGGCTGGTCCGAGTACCACCGGCTGCTCGCCGAGATGCGGACCGAGGCCGGGAAGATCCTCCCCGGCGCGAGCCCCTGGGAGGCGCTCGCCCACCTCGACGAGCACGGCACGCACATCGAAGGGGTGGAGGAGGTCAGGGACTGGCTCCAGGGCCTGATGGACGAGGCGATCGCGGCGCTGGACGGCACCCACTTCGAACTCGCCGAGCGGGTACGGAAGGTGGAGTCCCGGATCGCCCCGCCGGGCGGCGCCGCCGCGCCGTACTACACGGGCCCCTCCGAGGACTTCTCGCGGCCGGGCATCACGTGGCTGCCCACGATGGGCGAGACGCGCTTCCCGGTCTACGACCTGGTCTCGACCTGGTACCACGAGGGGGTGCCGGGACACCACCTCCAGATCGCGCAGGCGACCCATGTGGCGGACCAGCTCTCGCGCTACCAGGCGTCGGTCGGCATGGTCAGCGCCAACGCCGAGGGGTGGGCGCTGTACGCGGAACGCCTCATGGACGAGCTGGGCTTCCTGCCGGACGCGGAGCGCCGGATCGGCTACCTGGACGCGCAGATGATGCGGGCCTGCCGGGTGATCGTGGACATCGGCATGCACCTGGAACTGGAGATCCCGGCGGAGTCGCCGTTCCACCCGGGTGAGCGCTGGACGCCGGAGCTGGCGCAGGAGTTCTTCGGCAACCACAGCGGCCGTCCCGCCGACTTCGTGGAGAGCGAGCTGACCCGCTACCTGTCGATGCCGGGCCAGGCGATCGGCTACAAGCTGGGCGAGCGCGCCTGGCTGCTGGGCCGGGAGAACGCGCGCAAGCGGCACGGCGACGCGTTCGACGCGAAGGCGTGGCACATGGCGGCCCTGTCGCAGGGCCCGCTGGGCCTGGACGACCTGGTGGACGAGCTGTCGAAGCTCTGA